One part of the Arabidopsis thaliana chromosome 1 sequence genome encodes these proteins:
- the PDIL5-2 gene encoding PDI-like 5-2 (PDI-like 5-2 (PDIL5-2); FUNCTIONS IN: protein disulfide isomerase activity; INVOLVED IN: cell redox homeostasis; LOCATED IN: endoplasmic reticulum, plasma membrane, plant-type cell wall; EXPRESSED IN: 26 plant structures; EXPRESSED DURING: 13 growth stages; CONTAINS InterPro DOMAIN/s: Thioredoxin fold (InterPro:IPR012335), Thioredoxin-like subdomain (InterPro:IPR006662), Thioredoxin-like (InterPro:IPR017936), Thioredoxin domain (InterPro:IPR013766), Thioredoxin-like fold (InterPro:IPR012336), Thioredoxin, conserved site (InterPro:IPR017937); BEST Arabidopsis thaliana protein match is: PDI-like 1-1 (TAIR:AT1G21750.2); Has 16921 Blast hits to 14897 proteins in 2775 species: Archae - 169; Bacteria - 7975; Metazoa - 3273; Fungi - 1120; Plants - 1363; Viruses - 4; Other Eukaryotes - 3017 (source: NCBI BLink).), with the protein MRSLKLLLCWISFLTLSISISASSDDQFTLDGTVLELTDSNFDSAISTFDCIFVDFYAPWCGHCKRLNPELDAAAPILAKLKQPIVIAKLNADKYSRLARKIEIDAFPTLMLYNHGVPMEYYGPRKADLLVRYLKKFVAPDVAVLESDSTVKEFVEDAGTFFPVFIGFGLNESIISGLGRKYKKKAWFAVSKEVSEDTMVSYDFDKAPALVANHPTYNEHSVFYGPFEDGFLEEFVKQSFLPLILPINHDTLKLLKDDERKIVLTIVEDETHESLEKLYKALRAAAHANRDLVFGYVGVKQFEEFVDSFHVDKKTNLPKIVVWDGDEEYDQVTGIETITQEEDHLTQVSRFLEGYREGRTEKKKINGPSFMGFINSMIGIRSVYILVFLVAVIMMLRSLGQVEEPTGVRTATAVRERVDQATTVPEDESSEHKPSDKKED; encoded by the exons ATGCGTTCGTTAAAGTTACTCCTTTGTTGGATCTCGTTTCTTACGTtatcaatctcaatctctGCATCGTCAGATGATCAATTCACCCTCGACGGAACAGTTTTAGAACTCACCGATTCGAATTTCGACTCGGCGATTTCAACTTTCGATTGCATCTTTGTTGATTTCTATGCTCCTTGGTGTGGTCACTGCAAGCGTCTCAATCCCGAG TTAGACGCAGCTGCTCCAATTCTTGCTAAATTGAAGCAGCCTATTGTGATTGCAAAGCTGAATGCTGATAAGTATTCTCGTCTCGCTCGGAAGATTGAGATTGA TGCATTTCCGACTCTCATGCTTTATAACCATGGAGTTCCAATGGAGTACTATGGACCAAGGAAAGCAGATTTGCTTGTGCGTTACTTGAAGAAGTTTGTTGCTCCAGATGTTGCGGTTCTTGAGTCAGACTCAACTGTCAAGGAGTTTGTTGAAGATGCTGGGACATTCTTCCCTGTGTTTATCGGGTTTGGTTTGAACGAATCGATAATATCAGGATTAGGTCGGAAGTATAAGAAGAAGGCATGGTTTGCTGTTTCAAAGGAAGTTTCAGAGGATACTATggtttcttatgattttgataaGGCTCCTGCATTAGTTGCCAATCATCCAACTTACAATGAGCATAGCGTGTTTTACGGGCCATTCGAAG aTGGATTCTTGGAGGAATTTGTGAAACAGAGTTTTCTTCCTTTGATTCTACCTATTAACCATGACACATTGAAGTTGTTGAAGGACGATGAGAGAAAGATTGTCTTGACGATCGTGGAAGATGAAACACACGAAAGCTTGGAGAAACTATACAAAGCATTGAGAGCAGCTGCTCATGCGAACCGCGACCTCGTTTTTGGCTACGTCGGTGTGAAGCAGTTTGAAGAGTTTGTTGACTCGTTTCATGTAGACAAGAAGACAAATCTGCCTAAGATTGTTGTGTGGGATGGAGATGAAGAGTATGATCAG GTGACGGGTATAGAGACCATAACCCAAGAGGAAGATCATTTGACCCAAGTGTCTCGGTTTCTAGAGGGCTATAGAGAAggaagaacagagaagaagaaaatcaacgGACCATCGTTCATGGGATTTATCAACTCAATGATTGGGATTAGGTCAGTGTACATCCTTGTGTTCTTGGTTGCGGTCATTATGATGCTACGGAGCCTCGGTCAAGTTGAGGAGCCTACTGGAGTCCGGACCGCCACAGCAGTCCGTGAAAGAGTTGATCAGGCCACTACTGTCCCTGAAGATGAAAGCAGTGAGCATAAGCCTAGTGACAAAAAAGAGGACTAG